One genomic window of Streptococcus mitis includes the following:
- a CDS encoding IS30 family transposase: MTKHKHLTLSDRNDIQLGLERGETFKAIGQSILKDPTTVSKEVKRNRQVRESTCDNLPCPLLDKAPFVCNGCPKRRQNCGFKKIFYLAKQAQKQYEQTLVEAREGTPLNSKAFWDMDKVISDGVKKGQHIYHILKTHNLDVSSSTVYRHIRKGYLSIAHIDLARAVKFKERRKRKLPSIPKEAKKGRSYEDFQNYLVLNQLDSWLEMDTVLGRMGGKVLLTFNLSFCNFIFARLLDNKTALEVTKHLYTIKNTLHEADKDFFQLFPVILTDNGGEFARVDDIEMDVRGESKLFFCDPNRSDQKGRIEKNHTLIRDILPKGTAFDNLTQEDINLVCSHVNSVKRAALNGKSAYELFAFTYGEEIPKLLGISKIPAEDVCQSSKLLQHKF; the protein is encoded by the coding sequence ATGACAAAACATAAACACCTTACCCTTTCAGACCGTAATGATATCCAATTAGGCTTAGAGCGCGGTGAAACCTTCAAAGCTATCGGACAATCCATTCTAAAAGACCCAACTACTGTTTCCAAAGAAGTCAAACGAAACAGACAAGTCCGAGAGTCTACATGCGATAACCTTCCTTGCCCTTTACTCGATAAGGCTCCCTTTGTCTGTAATGGATGCCCTAAAAGAAGACAAAATTGTGGATTTAAAAAAATCTTCTACCTTGCTAAACAAGCTCAAAAACAGTACGAACAAACTCTTGTCGAAGCTCGTGAAGGAACTCCCCTTAATTCCAAGGCCTTCTGGGACATGGACAAAGTCATTTCTGATGGTGTTAAAAAGGGACAACACATCTATCATATCCTCAAAACTCATAACCTTGATGTCAGTTCCTCAACCGTCTATCGACACATCCGAAAAGGATACCTATCTATCGCTCATATTGACCTAGCCAGAGCCGTTAAATTCAAAGAAAGACGGAAAAGGAAACTACCTTCCATCCCTAAAGAAGCTAAAAAAGGCCGTTCCTATGAGGATTTCCAAAACTATTTAGTCCTTAATCAACTAGACTCTTGGCTGGAAATGGACACAGTTCTGGGGAGGATGGGAGGTAAAGTCCTACTTACCTTCAACCTGTCTTTCTGTAACTTTATCTTCGCTAGGCTTCTGGATAATAAAACTGCCCTTGAGGTTACCAAACACCTCTATACCATCAAGAACACTCTTCATGAAGCTGATAAAGATTTCTTCCAACTCTTTCCTGTCATTCTTACCGATAATGGTGGAGAGTTTGCCAGGGTTGATGATATCGAAATGGATGTGCGAGGAGAGAGTAAACTCTTCTTTTGTGACCCTAATCGCTCTGACCAGAAAGGGAGAATTGAGAAAAACCACACACTGATTCGAGACATTCTACCTAAGGGAACTGCTTTTGACAACTTAACTCAAGAGGACATCAATCTCGTCTGCTCTCATGTCAACAGTGTCAAACGTGCTGCTTTGAATGGAAAGTCAGCCTATGAGCTCTTTGCCTTTACCTATGGAGAAGAGATTCCTAAGCTTCTAGGTATTTCTAAAATACCTGCAGAAGACGTCTGTCAGTCTTCGAAATTACTCCAACATAAGTTCTAA
- a CDS encoding DNA topology modulation protein, whose protein sequence is MKIAIIGYSGAGKSTLATTLSHCYSIPKLHMDTLQFQPGWQDSDRDWMLDEMKNFLTKHEAWVIDGNYSWCFYEERMQEADQIIFLNFSPLTCLCRAFKRYLTYRGKVRESMAAGCQEQFNWEFIRWILWDGRSKSAKERYKWVQETYPDKVVILRSQKEIDQFLDKKRKSSNS, encoded by the coding sequence ATGAAAATCGCAATTATCGGATATTCTGGTGCTGGTAAGTCAACTCTGGCAACAACGTTATCTCACTGCTACTCCATCCCAAAACTTCACATGGATACACTCCAATTTCAACCCGGTTGGCAAGACAGTGACCGTGACTGGATGTTGGATGAGATGAAAAACTTTCTCACCAAGCATGAAGCCTGGGTCATCGATGGTAATTATTCTTGGTGTTTCTATGAGGAAAGAATGCAGGAAGCTGACCAAATCATCTTTCTCAATTTTTCCCCATTGACCTGTCTCTGTCGAGCCTTTAAACGTTACCTCACATACCGAGGCAAGGTCAGAGAAAGTATGGCAGCTGGTTGTCAAGAACAGTTTAATTGGGAGTTTATTCGATGGATTCTTTGGGACGGACGGAGCAAATCCGCCAAGGAACGCTACAAGTGGGTTCAAGAAACCTATCCAGATAAAGTTGTCATCCTCAGATCACAAAAGGAGATAGACCAATTTCTGGATAAGAAAAGGAAGTCCTCCAATTCATAA
- the rpsT gene encoding 30S ribosomal protein S20, with protein sequence MANIKSAIKRAELNVKQNEKNSAQKSAMRTAIKAFEANPSEELFRAASSAIDKAETKGLIHKNKASRDKARLSAKLAK encoded by the coding sequence TTGGCAAACATTAAATCAGCTATCAAACGCGCTGAATTGAACGTTAAACAAAACGAAAAGAACTCAGCTCAAAAATCAGCTATGCGTACTGCTATCAAAGCTTTCGAAGCAAACCCATCTGAAGAACTTTTCCGTGCTGCTAGCTCAGCTATCGATAAAGCAGAAACTAAAGGTTTGATTCACAAAAACAAAGCAAGCCGCGACAAAGCTCGTCTTTCAGCTAAACTTGCTAAATAA
- a CDS encoding class I SAM-dependent methyltransferase: MSKMYYAENPDAAHDIHELRVDLLGQKMTFLTDAGVFSKKMVDFGSQLLLKCLEVNQGETVLDVGCGYGPLGLSLAKAFGVQATMVDINNRALDLARQNAERNKVEATIFQSNIYEQVEGTFDHVISNPPIRAGKQVVHEIIEKSKDFLETGGDLTIVIQKKQGAPSAKSKMEEVFGNCEIVKKDKGYYILRSVKE; encoded by the coding sequence ATGAGTAAAATGTATTATGCAGAAAATCCTGACGCTGCTCACGACATTCATGAGTTGAGAGTGGACTTGTTGGGACAAAAAATGACCTTTTTGACGGATGCGGGGGTTTTTAGCAAGAAAATGGTTGACTTTGGCAGTCAACTTTTGCTCAAGTGTCTAGAGGTCAACCAAGGCGAGACTGTCCTTGATGTAGGCTGTGGTTATGGGCCTTTGGGCTTGTCCTTGGCTAAGGCTTTTGGAGTTCAGGCGACCATGGTCGATATCAATAATCGTGCCTTGGATTTGGCGCGACAAAATGCTGAACGAAATAAAGTAGAAGCGACGATTTTCCAGTCCAACATCTATGAACAAGTTGAAGGCACATTTGACCATGTCATTTCAAATCCTCCTATCCGTGCGGGCAAGCAAGTGGTTCATGAAATCATTGAGAAAAGTAAAGATTTCTTGGAAACTGGTGGAGATTTAACAATCGTTATCCAGAAAAAACAAGGGGCTCCAAGCGCCAAGTCAAAGATGGAGGAAGTGTTTGGCAATTGTGAAATCGTCAAAAAAGATAAGGGATATTATATCCTTAGAAGTGTGAAAGAATGA
- the coaA gene encoding type I pantothenate kinase — translation MTNEFLHFEKISRQTWQSLHRKTTPPLTEEELESIKSFNDQISLQDVTDVYLPLAHLIQIYKRTKDDLAFSKGIFLQRESKSQPFIIGVSGSVAVGKSTTSRLLQILLSRTLTDATVELVTTDGFLYPNQTLIEQGILNRKGFPESYDMEALLNFLDRIKNGQDVDIPVYSHEVYDIVPEEKQSVKAADFVIVEGINVFQNPQNERLYITDFFDFSIYVDAAVDDIESWYLDRFLKMLSLAQNDPDSYYYRFTQMPIGEVESFAHQVWTSINLTNLQNYIEPTRNRAEVILHKTKNHEIDEIYLKK, via the coding sequence ATGACCAACGAATTTTTACATTTTGAAAAAATCAGTCGCCAGACTTGGCAATCTTTACATCGAAAGACGACACCTCCTTTGACAGAAGAGGAATTAGAATCCATCAAAAGTTTTAATGACCAGATTAGCCTGCAGGATGTAACCGATGTCTATCTTCCCCTAGCCCATCTCATCCAGATTTACAAGCGTACCAAGGATGATTTGGCCTTTTCAAAAGGGATTTTCCTTCAACGTGAAAGTAAATCCCAGCCTTTTATCATTGGGGTTTCTGGGAGTGTTGCCGTTGGAAAATCAACAACTAGTCGCCTACTTCAAATCCTACTATCCCGTACCCTTACAGATGCTACGGTTGAGTTGGTAACAACTGATGGCTTTCTCTATCCCAACCAGACCTTGATTGAGCAAGGGATTCTAAATCGTAAGGGATTTCCTGAAAGCTATGATATGGAAGCTCTTCTCAACTTCTTGGACCGCATCAAAAATGGACAAGATGTAGATATTCCTGTCTATTCTCATGAAGTCTACGACATCGTACCTGAGGAAAAGCAAAGCGTCAAAGCTGCTGATTTTGTCATTGTTGAGGGAATAAATGTCTTTCAAAATCCACAAAACGAGCGTCTCTACATTACTGACTTCTTTGACTTTTCAATCTATGTTGATGCTGCAGTGGATGATATCGAGAGTTGGTATCTGGACCGTTTCTTGAAAATGCTGAGCCTAGCCCAAAACGACCCTGATAGCTACTATTATCGTTTTACTCAAATGCCGATTGGGGAAGTGGAATCCTTTGCCCATCAGGTCTGGACCAGTATCAATCTCACAAATCTACAAAATTATATTGAACCAACTAGAAATCGTGCGGAAGTGATTCTTCATAAAACAAAGAACCATGAAATCGATGAAATTTACTTAAAAAAATAA
- a CDS encoding chloride channel protein — protein sequence MLIELRSIFRKIPYNFRLFLAVILQGIVSGLSGIVLHYLLEMVEELAFGQSEHHTGFLTDGVSSLRIGLSLIIVGLGSSLVWYFLQKRSKIYSIKAQMKDETSQYKLHFLRQLFHSICQIIAVGGGAPIGKEAAPREIGTLFAGPIGKICILSMKDRIFLLACGAGAGLAAVYQVPLTSVFFVFETLGIDLSIKRFVLVGLTTYVSTYIAGWVISDQALYQIPVITWSLKQIWIIPLLLLFLTPLAWLFGRLSKAASSNRIKDKRILLTLPSAFLFLIGLASYFPHLLGNGRMMAQEVLNGSNGKTVLLLFILKALVVLITLWAGAYGGTLTPSFALGMAGAALFGMILGGDSQPSILLLGSVCFLSVTLRAPWSATGLVIGFTGLGIESLPYILVTAVLAYEFAKILDRFSWANILCQKSKNKVIR from the coding sequence ATGTTAATAGAATTGAGGAGTATTTTTCGAAAGATTCCTTATAATTTTAGATTATTCCTAGCAGTAATTCTGCAAGGAATAGTTTCGGGTTTATCTGGTATAGTTCTCCATTATCTTTTAGAGATGGTGGAGGAGCTAGCTTTTGGTCAGTCAGAGCATCATACTGGATTTTTGACAGATGGAGTTTCCTCGTTACGGATAGGACTAAGTTTAATAATTGTGGGTCTTGGTTCATCCTTGGTCTGGTACTTCTTGCAAAAAAGGTCGAAGATTTATTCCATCAAAGCTCAGATGAAGGATGAGACTTCACAATACAAGCTTCATTTTTTAAGACAGCTATTTCATTCAATTTGTCAGATCATTGCAGTTGGAGGGGGAGCGCCTATTGGTAAAGAAGCTGCGCCACGAGAGATTGGAACTCTATTTGCAGGGCCAATTGGAAAAATATGTATACTGTCTATGAAGGATCGCATCTTTCTCCTTGCTTGTGGTGCTGGTGCTGGTTTAGCGGCTGTCTATCAGGTTCCATTAACAAGTGTCTTCTTTGTTTTTGAAACCCTAGGAATTGATCTATCTATTAAACGATTTGTCTTAGTCGGTTTGACTACCTATGTCTCAACCTATATAGCAGGCTGGGTTATTTCAGATCAGGCTCTCTACCAGATTCCAGTCATCACATGGTCATTAAAGCAAATATGGATTATTCCCTTATTACTTCTTTTCTTAACCCCACTAGCTTGGCTTTTTGGTCGCTTAAGTAAGGCAGCGTCTTCAAACAGAATAAAAGATAAACGAATACTTCTAACATTGCCCTCAGCTTTTCTTTTTCTTATTGGATTAGCAAGTTATTTTCCACATCTACTTGGAAATGGACGTATGATGGCTCAGGAAGTATTGAATGGTAGCAATGGCAAAACAGTACTCCTTTTGTTTATATTAAAAGCATTAGTTGTTCTTATTACTCTGTGGGCAGGGGCCTATGGTGGTACACTTACGCCATCTTTTGCCTTGGGGATGGCTGGAGCTGCTCTCTTTGGAATGATTCTAGGTGGGGATAGCCAGCCAAGCATTTTGCTTTTGGGATCTGTTTGCTTTTTGTCTGTGACCTTGAGGGCTCCCTGGTCTGCAACTGGATTAGTAATAGGCTTCACTGGGCTAGGTATAGAATCTCTTCCGTATATCTTAGTAACAGCTGTTTTAGCCTATGAATTTGCAAAAATATTAGACCGTTTTTCTTGGGCTAACATACTGTGTCAGAAGTCAAAGAATAAAGTAATTAGGTAG
- the deoD gene encoding purine-nucleoside phosphorylase gives MSIHIAAQQGEIADKILLPGDPLRAKFIAENFLEDAVCFNEVRNMFGYTGTYKGHRVSVMGTGMGMPSISIYTRELIVDYGVKKLIRVGTAGSLNEDVHVRELVLAQAAATNSNIVRNDWPQYDFPQIASFDLLDKAYHIAKELGMTTHVGNVLSSDVFYSNYFEKNIELGKWGVKAVEMEAAALYYLAAQYHVDALAIMTISDSLVNPDEDTTAEERQNTFTDMMKVGLETLIAE, from the coding sequence ATGTCTATCCATATTGCTGCTCAGCAGGGTGAAATTGCTGATAAAATTCTTCTTCCTGGGGATCCTCTTCGTGCTAAGTTTATTGCGGAGAATTTCCTTGAAGATGCTGTTTGTTTTAACGAAGTGCGTAACATGTTTGGTTACACTGGTACTTACAAGGGCCACCGTGTATCTGTCATGGGAACTGGGATGGGGATGCCATCTATTTCGATTTATACGCGTGAGTTGATCGTAGACTACGGTGTGAAGAAATTGATCCGTGTGGGAACTGCAGGTTCTTTGAATGAAGATGTTCACGTTCGTGAATTAGTTTTGGCGCAGGCAGCTGCAACCAACTCAAACATCGTCCGTAATGACTGGCCACAGTACGATTTTCCACAAATCGCTAGTTTTGATTTGCTAGATAAGGCTTATCATATTGCCAAAGAACTTGGTATGACCACACACGTTGGGAACGTTTTGTCTTCTGATGTCTTTTACTCAAACTACTTTGAAAAGAACATCGAACTTGGTAAATGGGGAGTCAAGGCTGTGGAAATGGAAGCAGCAGCGCTTTACTATCTCGCTGCCCAATACCATGTTGATGCGCTAGCTATCATGACCATCTCTGATAGCCTGGTCAATCCTGACGAAGACACAACTGCAGAAGAACGTCAAAATACCTTCACCGATATGATGAAGGTTGGATTAGAAACTTTGATTGCAGAATAA